Proteins found in one Synechococcus sp. LA31 genomic segment:
- a CDS encoding sodium/glutamate symporter, protein MKLFDVLVAFTGLSLLLLAGITLRRKLRWLRQLGIPEALVAGLIGLLIGPFSPWPIFPESVYAVWAQTPGVLISLVFATLFLGQRLPSPRELWQRAAGQTAFGMTLGFGQYLVGGVLVWLVLQPLFGTNPLMACLIEVGFEGGHGTAAGMGDTFAELGLVSGEALGLAMATMGVVSAVLIGSTLVVIGRGRQWLGQRNGSATSATLLQRAAHSDPMSAEVKLAREEAAGLAGGSPVAPVTIDALTVNLALAGGAIGLGVLFKEGLLQLGGALGGEATAALLDAIPVFPLAMLGGLVVQLVLQWRRHQDLASPVVQASVGSLAMDLLITAAMASLNLPMLEENWLPFLLLALAGLAWNVSVFVLLGRLVFRDHWFERAIADFGQGTGVTATGLLLLRMADPRGSSRAMEGFSFKQLVFEPFLGGGLVTALAPIALVSWGLPLFNGVALLLTVAAISFGLWIGRQPDLQ, encoded by the coding sequence ATGAAGCTCTTCGATGTGCTGGTGGCCTTCACCGGCCTGAGCCTGTTGCTGCTGGCGGGCATCACCCTGCGGCGCAAGCTGCGCTGGCTGCGTCAGCTCGGGATTCCCGAAGCTCTGGTGGCCGGTCTGATCGGCCTATTGATCGGCCCCTTCAGTCCCTGGCCGATCTTCCCGGAATCTGTGTATGCGGTGTGGGCGCAAACGCCGGGTGTGTTGATCTCGCTGGTGTTCGCCACATTGTTTCTGGGGCAGCGCCTGCCCAGCCCCCGGGAGCTATGGCAGCGGGCTGCCGGCCAGACGGCCTTCGGCATGACCCTTGGCTTCGGGCAATACCTGGTGGGTGGTGTGCTGGTGTGGCTGGTGCTTCAGCCGCTGTTCGGCACCAACCCGCTGATGGCCTGTCTGATTGAGGTGGGCTTTGAGGGCGGCCACGGCACCGCCGCCGGCATGGGCGACACCTTTGCAGAGCTGGGGCTGGTCTCCGGAGAAGCCTTAGGGCTAGCCATGGCCACGATGGGCGTGGTGAGCGCCGTGCTGATTGGCAGCACCCTGGTGGTGATCGGACGAGGGAGGCAATGGCTGGGGCAGCGGAACGGGTCAGCGACCAGCGCCACCCTGCTGCAGAGGGCCGCCCACAGCGATCCGATGTCGGCCGAGGTGAAGCTGGCGCGCGAGGAAGCGGCCGGTCTGGCGGGAGGCTCCCCCGTGGCGCCCGTCACGATCGATGCCCTCACGGTGAATCTGGCCCTGGCCGGTGGGGCCATCGGCCTTGGCGTGCTGTTCAAGGAAGGCCTGCTGCAGCTGGGTGGCGCCCTCGGGGGTGAGGCCACCGCGGCGCTGCTGGATGCCATTCCGGTGTTTCCCCTGGCGATGCTCGGCGGCCTAGTGGTTCAGCTGGTGCTGCAGTGGCGCCGCCATCAAGATCTGGCCTCACCGGTGGTACAGGCCAGCGTGGGCTCGCTGGCGATGGACCTGCTGATCACCGCTGCGATGGCCAGCCTCAACCTGCCGATGCTGGAGGAGAACTGGCTGCCGTTCCTGCTGCTGGCGCTGGCCGGTCTGGCCTGGAACGTGTCGGTGTTTGTGCTGTTGGGGCGGCTCGTCTTCCGAGATCACTGGTTTGAGCGAGCCATCGCCGATTTCGGCCAGGGCACCGGCGTGACGGCCACCGGGTTGCTGCTGCTGCGCATGGCCGACCCCCGTGGCAGCAGCCGAGCCATGGAGGGCTTCTCCTTCAAGCAGTTGGTCTTTGAGCCATTCCTTGGGGGTGGATTGGTCACCGCCCTGGCACCGATCGCACTCGTGAGCTGGGGGCTACCGCTGTTTAACGGCGTGGCCTTGCTGCTCACGGTGGCAGCGATCAGCTTCGGGCTGTGGATCGGCCGACAGCCCGATCTGCAGTAG
- a CDS encoding class II aldolase/adducin family protein, with the protein MNEQDLREQLVTVALRMQASGINQGTSGNLSVRIPGGMLITPSSLPYELMKPSDLVALDLAGKPLYSPEPGRPQRRPSSEWRLHADVLAHRLEVQAVLHCHSIHATALACHGRGIPPFHYMIAVAGGHDIRCAPYATFGTQDLSDGVVEALHGRLACLMAQHGQVVVGPNLDRALALAVEVETLARIYLQARAIGEPPLLSQEQMEQVRHQFATLLYGH; encoded by the coding sequence ATGAACGAACAGGATCTGCGTGAGCAACTGGTGACCGTGGCGCTCCGCATGCAGGCCAGCGGCATCAACCAAGGCACGTCCGGCAATCTGTCGGTGCGCATCCCCGGCGGGATGTTGATCACACCCAGCTCGCTGCCTTACGAGCTCATGAAGCCCAGCGATCTGGTGGCGCTTGATCTGGCCGGCAAACCGCTGTATTCGCCTGAGCCAGGCCGCCCGCAGCGGCGCCCCTCCTCGGAATGGCGTTTGCATGCCGATGTGCTGGCTCATCGCCTCGAGGTGCAGGCGGTGCTGCATTGCCACTCGATTCATGCCACCGCTTTGGCTTGCCATGGCCGCGGCATTCCACCGTTTCATTACATGATCGCTGTGGCCGGCGGGCACGACATCCGTTGCGCCCCTTACGCCACCTTTGGCACCCAGGACCTATCGGATGGGGTGGTGGAAGCCCTGCATGGTCGCCTCGCCTGCCTGATGGCACAGCACGGCCAGGTGGTGGTGGGCCCCAACCTCGATCGCGCCCTGGCCCTGGCGGTGGAGGTGGAAACGCTGGCGCGGATCTACCTGCAGGCTCGTGCAATCGGGGAGCCCCCGCTGCTGAGCCAAGAGCAGATGGAGCAGGTGCGCCATCAGTTCGCCACCCTGCTCTACGGCCACTGA
- the mtnA gene encoding S-methyl-5-thioribose-1-phosphate isomerase, with protein MKIDGKAWRTIWLEPDGRSIGVIDQIQLPHHFTTRTLRSCEEAAEAIRTMVVRGAPLIGVTGAYGLMLALQADPSDAALAAAFEQLNATRPTAVNLRWALERVRDRVAPLPPAERAEVAKAEAAAIADEDVAMCEAIGEHGLAIFQQLAAARPAERQQEPLRVLTHCNAGWLATVDWGTALAPIYKAHRAGLNIHVWVDETRPRNQGASLTAYELGREGVPHTVIVDNAGGHLMQHGQVDAVIVGTDRTTRRGDVCNKIGTYLKALAARDNGVPFYVALPASTIDWTIDDGVAEIPIEARSAREVTHIQGRVDDGPAAGQVATVQLTPDGSEGFNPAFDVTPARLVTALITERGVAPASEDGLRNLYA; from the coding sequence ATGAAGATCGACGGCAAGGCCTGGCGCACCATCTGGTTGGAGCCCGATGGCCGCTCGATCGGGGTGATCGATCAAATCCAGCTCCCGCATCACTTCACCACCCGCACGCTTCGCAGTTGCGAGGAAGCGGCCGAGGCGATTCGCACGATGGTGGTGCGTGGTGCGCCGCTGATAGGTGTGACTGGGGCCTATGGCCTGATGCTGGCCCTGCAGGCGGATCCCAGCGATGCTGCCTTGGCTGCGGCGTTTGAGCAGCTCAACGCCACCCGACCTACGGCGGTGAACCTGCGTTGGGCCCTGGAGCGGGTGCGGGATCGGGTGGCGCCGCTGCCACCGGCCGAGCGGGCCGAGGTGGCTAAGGCGGAAGCGGCGGCCATCGCCGATGAAGACGTGGCCATGTGTGAGGCCATCGGCGAGCACGGCCTGGCGATTTTCCAGCAGCTGGCAGCCGCGCGCCCCGCCGAGCGGCAACAAGAGCCCCTAAGAGTGTTGACCCACTGCAATGCCGGTTGGCTAGCCACCGTGGATTGGGGCACGGCCCTGGCCCCCATCTACAAGGCCCACCGCGCCGGGCTGAATATCCATGTGTGGGTGGATGAGACCCGCCCGCGTAACCAGGGCGCCTCGCTCACGGCCTATGAGCTGGGCCGCGAGGGTGTGCCCCACACAGTGATTGTGGATAACGCCGGCGGGCACCTGATGCAGCACGGTCAGGTGGATGCGGTGATCGTGGGCACCGATCGCACCACCCGCCGCGGTGATGTGTGCAACAAGATCGGCACCTATCTGAAGGCCCTCGCCGCCCGCGACAACGGCGTGCCCTTCTATGTGGCCCTGCCCGCCTCCACCATCGACTGGACCATCGATGACGGCGTGGCTGAAATCCCGATCGAAGCGCGCAGTGCCCGGGAGGTGACCCACATCCAAGGGCGCGTCGATGACGGTCCGGCTGCCGGCCAGGTAGCCACCGTTCAACTCACCCCCGATGGCAGCGAGGGATTCAACCCCGCCTTTGATGTGACCCCAGCCCGGCTGGTGACGGCGCTGATCACCGAACGGGGCGTGGCACCCGCCAGTGAAGACGGACTGCGCAATCTCTACGCCTGA
- a CDS encoding metallophosphoesterase, whose product MPLRRRQLLQLAAVAGAGGGAWWLLEQHQQAVAAPSSTPDLRLGLISDLNSSYGSTTYIPQVSQGLQQLLALQPALVVCAGDMVAGQKRGLSASQLDAMWDSFARTVLTPVRQAGLPFLPAVGNHDGSPGFEADRAAVRRFWTPRRQALGLRFVDPGDFPFHYSARQDDVFWLVWDASSGRIPASQLSWARQQLASPEAQEARLRLVVGHLPLVGVSQGRDRAGETLDQAAAVQSLLEQGRVQAYISGHQHAWFPARRGQLDLIHLGAMGSGPRRLLQGGIPPQQTYTTLDINWQQNSLVETTYAVASGQPVAWSRLPASLIGRAGGLNRNVQARSIRR is encoded by the coding sequence ATGCCCCTGCGTCGCCGCCAGCTGCTCCAGCTCGCCGCCGTCGCCGGTGCAGGGGGCGGCGCCTGGTGGCTACTCGAGCAACACCAACAGGCGGTAGCTGCACCGAGCAGCACCCCTGATCTGCGCCTCGGCCTGATCAGCGACCTCAACAGCAGCTACGGCTCCACCACCTACATCCCCCAGGTGAGCCAGGGCCTTCAGCAGCTGCTGGCACTCCAGCCCGCGCTGGTGGTGTGCGCCGGCGACATGGTGGCCGGCCAGAAGCGGGGCCTCAGCGCTAGCCAGCTCGATGCGATGTGGGACAGCTTCGCCCGCACGGTGCTCACACCCGTGCGCCAGGCCGGCCTGCCCTTCCTGCCCGCCGTGGGCAACCACGACGGTTCACCCGGTTTTGAGGCCGACCGAGCGGCCGTGCGTCGCTTCTGGACGCCGCGGCGTCAGGCTCTCGGCCTGCGATTCGTGGATCCGGGCGACTTTCCCTTTCACTACAGCGCCCGGCAAGACGATGTGTTTTGGCTGGTGTGGGATGCCAGCTCCGGCCGCATCCCCGCCAGCCAGCTCAGCTGGGCCCGCCAGCAACTGGCCAGCCCCGAGGCTCAGGAAGCACGGCTGCGGCTGGTGGTGGGGCACCTGCCACTTGTGGGCGTGAGCCAGGGGCGTGACCGTGCCGGCGAAACACTGGATCAGGCAGCCGCCGTACAGAGCCTGCTGGAGCAGGGCCGCGTGCAGGCCTACATCAGCGGCCACCAGCATGCCTGGTTCCCCGCTCGCCGCGGCCAGCTGGATCTGATTCATCTGGGAGCGATGGGCAGCGGCCCCAGACGGCTCCTCCAGGGAGGCATTCCGCCTCAGCAGACCTACACCACCCTCGACATCAACTGGCAGCAAAACTCCCTGGTGGAGACCACCTATGCCGTGGCCAGCGGGCAACCCGTGGCCTGGAGCCGCCTTCCCGCCAGCTTGATAGGCCGCGCCGGAGGCCTCAACCGCAACGTTCAGGCTCGATCAATCCGCCGATAA
- a CDS encoding DUF1543 domain-containing protein yields the protein MTRSAGQLSVAALPQLFLVVLGGRTATSHIELHDVRFVAGASIDDTLPELRRQWFGRREGLHLDSYMAVRAIDGWAVSLRREPAAPRPERLWFVNLGAYRPDSLAELHHFGLLVARSPQAAKAAAKRQWLAGSQQQHKDDLCAVDDCLAIEQLELLGGERWHLQLDPHPEGVSQPQVPDWFGYRRIDRA from the coding sequence ATGACCCGTTCTGCTGGCCAGTTATCTGTTGCCGCGCTGCCGCAGCTGTTCCTGGTGGTGCTGGGCGGCCGCACCGCCACCAGCCACATCGAGCTGCACGATGTGCGCTTTGTGGCGGGTGCCTCGATCGACGACACCCTTCCGGAGCTGCGGCGGCAGTGGTTCGGGAGGCGTGAGGGCCTGCACCTGGACAGCTACATGGCGGTGCGGGCGATTGATGGTTGGGCGGTGAGTCTTCGTCGCGAGCCGGCCGCGCCCAGGCCCGAGCGGCTCTGGTTCGTGAACCTGGGCGCCTACCGCCCTGATTCCCTGGCGGAGCTGCATCACTTCGGGCTGCTGGTGGCCCGCTCACCCCAGGCCGCCAAGGCTGCCGCTAAGCGGCAATGGCTGGCTGGCTCGCAGCAGCAGCACAAGGATGATCTGTGCGCTGTGGACGACTGCCTGGCGATCGAGCAGCTGGAGCTGCTCGGTGGTGAGCGCTGGCATCTACAGCTCGATCCCCATCCCGAGGGGGTGAGCCAGCCCCAGGTGCCGGATTGGTTCGGTTATCGGCGGATTGATCGAGCCTGA
- a CDS encoding cyclopropane-fatty-acyl-phospholipid synthase family protein — MSEPPYIHGTSRREQQRLIQQAAQLAELLQGNLELHPGERLLEIGCGVGAVLGQIGQSNPGSQLVGIDISPDQIEAMLSAFVAHFNRHGNAHAGPALGPWLEQAGFTEVHNAMVGIHHWCPSRRDAVDGFCSYLLGFIEPERSALLTAAPTPHAAALIQTGLEQFARLAERPDGAISISAYQARGMKSADDQPG; from the coding sequence ATGAGCGAGCCTCCCTACATCCACGGCACCAGCCGGCGTGAGCAGCAGCGCCTGATCCAGCAAGCTGCACAACTTGCCGAGTTACTGCAAGGCAATCTGGAGCTTCACCCCGGTGAACGGCTGCTCGAGATCGGCTGCGGCGTAGGGGCGGTGCTCGGCCAGATCGGCCAATCCAACCCAGGCAGCCAGCTCGTTGGCATCGACATCAGCCCCGACCAGATCGAGGCGATGCTCAGCGCCTTCGTTGCACATTTCAACCGCCACGGCAATGCCCATGCCGGCCCGGCGCTCGGCCCCTGGCTGGAGCAGGCGGGCTTCACTGAGGTACACAACGCCATGGTGGGGATCCACCACTGGTGTCCCAGTCGGCGAGACGCCGTCGATGGGTTTTGCAGCTATCTGCTCGGCTTTATCGAGCCGGAACGCTCAGCCTTGTTAACGGCTGCACCCACACCCCATGCCGCAGCCCTGATCCAGACTGGGCTGGAGCAATTTGCGCGCCTGGCGGAGCGGCCCGATGGGGCGATCAGCATCAGCGCTTACCAAGCCCGGGGGATGAAATCCGCCGACGATCAACCAGGCTGA
- a CDS encoding trans-aconitate 2-methyltransferase produces the protein MDLFAQQWASYRAVVAHDLMEHQAVASATAATLEGWLKARPHGAAAPRMVDLGCGDLALLAPLLQRLPLGSYTGLDLTTEVLPLAQKALGNVAYPCRWLEGDLIRWASAPAGDDAEPVDILHSAFAIHHLSAEEKPIAPLLRPRPKQQVGTGAGPGTVPTKLKRWP, from the coding sequence ATGGATCTTTTCGCACAGCAGTGGGCCTCCTATCGGGCCGTGGTGGCGCACGATCTGATGGAGCACCAAGCCGTGGCCTCCGCCACGGCCGCAACCCTGGAGGGCTGGCTCAAGGCTCGCCCCCACGGTGCCGCGGCACCGCGAATGGTGGATCTGGGCTGCGGCGATCTGGCGCTGCTGGCTCCTCTGCTGCAACGCCTGCCTTTGGGCTCTTACACGGGGCTGGATCTAACGACTGAGGTGCTGCCCCTGGCGCAGAAAGCTCTCGGCAACGTGGCCTATCCATGCCGTTGGCTGGAAGGAGATCTAATCCGTTGGGCAAGCGCTCCAGCTGGCGATGACGCAGAACCGGTCGACATCCTTCACTCTGCCTTCGCCATTCATCACCTCAGCGCCGAGGAGAAGCCGATCGCGCCGCTATTGAGGCCACGGCCAAAGCAGCAGGTTGGCACTGGTGCTGGGCCTGGAACGGTGCCCACCAAGCTGAAGCGATGGCCGTGA
- a CDS encoding SufS family cysteine desulfurase: protein MTSTLSVPQAAAVAEPDNLAALTRPDFPLLAQTACLGQPLIYLDHAATSQKPRQVLEALQHYYDHDNANVHRGAHQLSARATEGFEGARAKAAAFVGAANPNEIVFTRNASEAINLVARSWGEANLRPGDEVLLTVMEHHSNLVPWQLLADRTGCVLRHAGLTDTGELDLNDLRSKLTQRTRLVSLVQVSNTLGCLNPIAEVAALAHAAGALVLVDACQSLPHLPVNVKQLGADFLVGSSHKLCGPTGMGFLWGREALLEAMPPFLGGGEMIQDVYLDHSTWAGLPHKFEAGTPAIGEAVGMGAALDYLQAIGLDRIHAWEQQLTRHLFERLQAIDGLRILGPTPEQQPDRAALAAFHVEGVHANDIAALLDSAGICIRSGHHCTQPLHRHYGISGSARASLSFTTNLEEIDRFADELQGSISFLREHS, encoded by the coding sequence ATGACCAGCACCCTCTCTGTACCCCAGGCCGCTGCTGTGGCAGAGCCCGACAACCTGGCGGCGCTGACGCGTCCTGATTTTCCGCTGCTGGCCCAGACCGCCTGCCTCGGCCAGCCGCTGATCTATCTCGATCACGCCGCCACCAGCCAGAAGCCGCGCCAGGTGCTTGAGGCGCTGCAGCATTACTACGACCACGACAACGCCAACGTGCATCGTGGCGCGCACCAGCTGAGCGCCCGCGCCACGGAAGGCTTTGAAGGAGCTCGCGCTAAGGCGGCGGCCTTCGTGGGTGCAGCGAATCCCAACGAGATCGTGTTCACCCGCAACGCCAGCGAGGCGATCAACCTGGTGGCCCGCAGCTGGGGTGAGGCGAACCTGCGCCCCGGTGATGAGGTGCTGCTCACGGTGATGGAGCACCACAGCAACCTGGTGCCCTGGCAGCTGTTGGCCGATCGCACCGGCTGTGTGCTGCGCCACGCCGGCCTCACTGACACCGGTGAGCTGGATCTGAACGACCTGCGCAGCAAGCTCACTCAGCGCACTCGGCTCGTGAGCCTTGTGCAGGTGAGCAACACCCTCGGCTGCCTCAACCCGATCGCCGAGGTGGCGGCCCTGGCCCACGCGGCCGGTGCTCTGGTGTTGGTGGATGCCTGCCAGAGCCTGCCGCACCTGCCGGTAAACGTGAAGCAGCTCGGCGCGGATTTCCTGGTGGGCAGTTCCCATAAGCTCTGCGGCCCCACGGGTATGGGTTTCCTTTGGGGCCGTGAGGCGCTGCTGGAGGCGATGCCCCCGTTCCTGGGCGGCGGCGAAATGATTCAGGACGTCTACCTCGACCACAGCACTTGGGCTGGCTTGCCCCACAAGTTCGAAGCCGGCACGCCCGCCATCGGAGAAGCGGTGGGCATGGGCGCCGCGCTCGACTACCTGCAGGCCATCGGCCTGGATCGCATCCATGCCTGGGAGCAGCAGCTCACTCGCCATCTGTTCGAGCGCCTGCAGGCCATCGACGGCCTGCGCATCCTCGGCCCCACCCCTGAGCAGCAGCCGGATCGTGCCGCTCTGGCCGCCTTCCATGTCGAGGGCGTGCACGCCAACGACATCGCCGCTCTGCTCGATTCAGCCGGCATCTGCATCCGCAGCGGCCACCACTGCACCCAGCCGTTGCATCGCCATTACGGCATCAGTGGCTCGGCCCGCGCCAGCCTCAGCTTTACCACCAATCTCGAGGAGATCGATCGCTTTGCAGACGAGCTGCAGGGTTCGATCAGTTTCCTGCGAGAGCACAGCTGA